In Aegilops tauschii subsp. strangulata cultivar AL8/78 chromosome 3, Aet v6.0, whole genome shotgun sequence, one genomic interval encodes:
- the LOC109749606 gene encoding uncharacterized protein: protein MGRSTHALLLLVVAVAAATCSSAAAQVPPEVAAVCKTTPFADLCSATAGKQAGHYTTMDAVAVLNMQVDAFAKRTSAAKEHVTQMSAEASPAAKKALELCDSLYSDVEDNLGAARRALGFKDATTVRAMMSMAAQDMQNCDEEFRKVGEKNPMDRFDQSLLKISENCRALSNMI from the coding sequence ATGGGGCGATCAACCCACGCGCTGCTCCTCCTAGTCGTCGCCGTCGCAGCGGCGACCTGCTCCTCGGCTGCGGCCCAGGTGCCACCCGAGGTGGCCGCAGTCTGCAAGACCACCCCGTTCGCGGATCTGTGCAGCGCCACGGCCGGGAAGCAGGCGGGGCACTACACCACCATGGACGCGGTGGCGGTGTTGAACATGCAGGTGGACGCCTTCGCGAAGCGCACGTCGGCGGCGAAGGAGCACGTGACCCAGATGTCCGCCGAGGCGAGCCCCGCGGCCAAGAAGGCGCTGGAGTTGTGCGATAGCCTCTACTCGGACGTGGAGGACAACCTCGGTGCGGCACGCCGTGCCTTAGGCTTCAAGGACGCCACAACCGTCCGAGCCATGATGAGCATGGCGGCCCAGGACATGCAGAACTGCGACGAGGAGTTTAGGAAAGTCGGTGAGAAGAACCCCATGGACCGCTTCGACCAGTCGCTCCTAAAGATATCTGAGAACTGCCGCGCCCTCTCCAACATGATCTAA